A region from the Drosophila bipectinata strain 14024-0381.07 chromosome 3R, DbipHiC1v2, whole genome shotgun sequence genome encodes:
- the Ccp84Ac gene encoding pupal cuticle protein Edg-84A: protein MAFKLIAVVSCLLAAASAGLIPLEQHEQYQAHQPQHVIYQKPHDIHGHAHAHEVYPDDPHPKYNFAYDVQDALSGDSKSQVESRDGDVVQGEYSLDDADGFRRTVKYTADSVNGFNAVVHREPLAHVHHKVVAAAPVQYHHAPAPAPAAVIKTYAAPSHAPAYVAPAYTAATPAYTAPAYTAHYEHQPEQHQPEPEHQQHHYASYESPAHSQAAHEGHEYYHHQ from the exons ATGGCTTTCAAG CTGATTGCTGTAGTCTCCTGCCTCCTGGCGGCCGCCTCCGCGGGACTTATCCCTCTGGAGCAGCACGAGCAGTACCAGGCACACCAGCCGCAGCATGTGATCTACCAGAAGCCCCACGACATCCACGGCCATGCCCATGCCCACGAGGTGTACCCCGATGACCCACATCCCAAGTACAACTTCGCCTACGATGTGCAGGACGCCCTCTCCGGAGACTCCAAGAGCCAGGTGGAGTCCCGCGACGGGGATGTGGTTCAAGGCGAGTACTCTCTGGATGATGCCGATGGTTTCCGCAGGACTGTGAAGTACACCGCCGATTCCGTTAACGGTTTCAATGCCGTCGTCCACCGTGAGCCACTGGCCCATGTGCACCACAAGGTGGTGGCCGCTGCCCCAGTGCAGTACCATCATGCTCCTGCTCCCGCCCCCGCTGCCGTGATCAAGACCTACGCTGCTCCTTCTCATGCTCCTGCTTATGTGGCTCCTGCCTACACTGCCGCCACCCCAGCCTACACTGCTCCTGCCTACACCGCCCATTACGAGCACCAGCCGGAACAGCATCAGCCTGAGCCAGAGCACCAGCAACACCACTACGCCAGCTACGAGTCTCCCGCCCACTCTCAGGCCGCCCATGAAGGTCACGAGTACTACCACCACCAGTAA
- the Ccp84Ae gene encoding larval cuticle protein A2B, giving the protein MAFKIVIALALFAVAQGAVLRTAAPVAVAPAPVPVLAKTVELEEVDPHPQYSYSYDVQDTLSGDNKGHVEERDGDIVRGEYSLIDADGFKRTVTYTADPVNGFNAVVRREPIAAVVEAEPVISAPLVKAAAPVAVAAPAISAPIVRSAPLAVAAPLIKSAPLAVAAPVIKSAPLITSPFVRSAPLAVAAPAPILRTAAYATPLRYTAPAYTVANL; this is encoded by the exons ATGGCCTTTAAG ATTGTGATCGCTTTGGCTCTGTTTGCCGTGGCTCAGGGAGCCGTCCTTAGAACCGCTGCACCCGTGGCAGTGGCTCCTGCTCCGGTTCCTGTTCTGGCCAAGACCGTCGAGCTGGAGGAGGTGGATCCTCATCCCCAGTACTCGTACAGCTACGACGTCCAGGACACCCTCTCCGGCGACAACAAGGGACACGTGGAGGAGCGCGACGGAGACATTGTCCGCGGAGAATACTCCCTGATCGATGCCGATGGCTTCAAGCGCACTGTCACCTACACCGCCGATCCCGTCAACGGATTCAACGCCGTGGTCCGCCGTGAGCCCATCGCCGCCGTTGTGGAAGCCGAACCGGTGATCTCTGCCCCACTTGTCAAGGCCGCCGCCCCCGTTGCCGTTGCTGCCCCCGCCATCTCTGCTCCAATTGTGCGCTCGGCTCCTTTGGCCGTGGCTGCTCCCCTGATCAAGTCCGCTCCTTTAGCTGTGGCTGCCCCAGTCATCAAGTCGGCTCCTTTGATTACCTCGCCATTTGTCCGCTCTGCTCCTCTCGCTGTGGCAGCTCCGGCCCCCATTCTCCGCACTGCTGCCTATGCCACGCCCCTGCGGTACACCGCTCCCGCCTACACCGTCGCCAACTTGTAA
- the LOC108129235 gene encoding larval cuticle protein A3A-like, which translates to MAFKFIALFALIAAANAGVLPAAQVYHAAPAVATYAAPAVATYAAPAVVKTVAHAPVLAKADDEYDPHPQYKYAYDVQDSLSGDSKSQVEERDGDVVRGEYSLIDSDGFKRTVQYTADPINGFNAVVNREPLVKAVAVAPVVKTIAPVATYAAPAHYAAPAVVKTLAPVAHYAAPAVVKTVAPVATYAAPAHYAAPAVVKTVAPVAHYAAPAAYTSYAAPAVAYHH; encoded by the exons ATGGCTTTCAAG TTCATCGCCCTCTTCGCTCTCATCGCCGCCGCCAACGCTGGCGTCCTGCCTGCCGCCCAGGTTTACCACGCCGCCCCCGCTGTGGCCACCTACGCCGCCCCGGCTGTGGCCACCTACGCCGCTCCTGCTGTGGTCAAGACCGTGGCCCACGCCCCTGTTCTGGCCAAGGCCGATGATGAGTACGATCCCCATCCCCAGTACAAGTACGCTTACGATGTCCAGGACTCCCTCTCCGGAGACTCCAAGAGCCAGGTGGAGGAGCGCGATGGCGATGTGGTCCGCGGCGAGTACTCCCTGATCGACTCTGATGGCTTCAAGCGCACCGTCCAGTACACCGCCGACCCCATCAACGGATTCAACGCCGTCGTGAACCGTGAACCCCTCGTCAAGGCCGTCGCTGTTGCTCCCGTTGTCAAGACCATCGCCCCTGTGGCCACCTATGCCGCTCCTGCCCACTACGCTGCCCCCGCTGTGGTCAAGACCTTGGCTCCAGTTGCCCACTACGCCGCTCCAGCTGTCGTGAAGACTGTCGCCCCCGTTGCCACCTATGCCGCTCCTGCCCACTACGCCGCTCCCGCCGTGGTCAAGACTGTGGCTCCCGTTGCCCACTATGCCGCCCCCGCTGCCTACACCTCGTATGCCGCCCCTGCTGTTGCCTACCACCACTAA